The proteins below are encoded in one region of Clostridium estertheticum:
- the tilS gene encoding tRNA lysidine(34) synthetase TilS, with protein sequence MKVLSEKVMSFIKENSMFDEGDKVIVAVSGGPDSTCLLYILNELKDKLGITLIGAHLNHCLRGEESDKDEEYAKKTCESLNIAFYSNKVDINKVSRERNLSCEMAGREVRYNFFEELIIKLNANKVALAHNANDQAETILMRIMRGTGIEGMVGIKPVRDKIYVRPILKLSRKEIEKYNSINNINPRIDKSNLENIYARNKVRLELIPYMEENFNKDIIKTLNRLSNIVKKDNDFLKIVSEKEYEKHCEISQQRVIINKSAFSLHEAILSRIIRSALLAVNHNLYNFEEIHVLSIIELQKHDTGKNIMLPKNIIVENCYGDIHIYIYVKESEANDNQYYLNINEENIIHSLNKVVKIDVIPKLKSTEFTGTDYIKYFDYDQINEPIILRHRKDGDKFMPLGMNGNKKIKDLFIDLKIPKSQRNEIPLICFGDDISWVVGYRVSEKFKVSKDTKNILQIRIGREE encoded by the coding sequence GTGAAAGTTTTGTCAGAAAAGGTAATGAGTTTTATAAAAGAAAATTCAATGTTTGATGAAGGCGATAAAGTTATAGTTGCGGTTTCTGGTGGACCTGACTCCACATGTTTGCTTTATATTTTAAATGAACTTAAAGATAAACTTGGAATTACACTTATAGGTGCACATTTGAATCATTGTCTTCGCGGAGAAGAATCAGATAAAGATGAAGAATATGCAAAGAAAACTTGTGAGAGTTTGAATATAGCTTTTTATAGCAATAAAGTGGATATAAATAAAGTATCTAGGGAAAGAAACTTATCTTGTGAAATGGCAGGAAGAGAAGTTAGATATAATTTTTTTGAGGAACTTATAATTAAATTAAATGCTAATAAGGTTGCACTAGCCCATAATGCAAATGATCAAGCTGAGACTATTTTAATGAGGATAATGAGAGGAACAGGCATTGAGGGAATGGTTGGTATTAAACCAGTTCGCGACAAAATATATGTAAGACCAATACTTAAACTAAGTAGAAAAGAAATTGAAAAATACAATTCTATTAATAATATTAATCCTAGGATAGATAAATCAAATTTAGAAAATATTTATGCAAGAAACAAAGTTAGACTTGAGCTTATTCCATACATGGAAGAAAATTTTAATAAAGATATAATAAAAACATTAAATCGATTATCAAACATTGTGAAAAAAGACAATGATTTTTTGAAAATTGTTTCTGAGAAAGAATATGAAAAACATTGTGAGATAAGTCAGCAAAGGGTTATAATAAATAAGAGTGCATTTAGTCTGCATGAAGCAATTCTAAGTAGAATAATTAGAAGTGCTTTACTTGCTGTGAATCATAATTTATACAATTTTGAAGAAATTCATGTATTAAGTATTATAGAACTTCAAAAACATGATACAGGCAAAAATATAATGTTACCGAAAAACATAATAGTTGAAAATTGTTATGGAGATATACATATATACATATATGTAAAAGAGAGTGAAGCTAATGATAATCAATATTACTTAAACATTAATGAGGAAAATATTATTCATTCGTTAAACAAGGTAGTAAAAATTGATGTTATACCCAAACTAAAATCTACTGAATTTACAGGAACTGATTATATTAAATATTTTGATTATGATCAAATAAATGAGCCGATAATACTAAGGCATAGAAAAGATGGAGATAAATTCATGCCACTTGGTATGAATGGTAATAAAAAAATAAAGGATTTATTTATTGATTTAAAAATACCTAAATCTCAAAGAAATGAAATACCTTTAATATGTTTTGGGGATGATATAAGTTGGGTAGTTGGGTATAGGGTTAGTGAAAAATTCAAAGTGTCAAAGGATACTAAAAATATATTGCAGATTAGAATTGGAAGAGAGGAATAA